A single window of Leptospira semungkisensis DNA harbors:
- a CDS encoding DUF485 domain-containing protein: MKSKAHELIESPEFKKLVRTRWIVSFLLLFLLFANYYGFILIIALKKEWVVERIGQFANFGLIAGAGVIVLSWILTFIYVIWANRVYDKEVDALKSKLEGGR; encoded by the coding sequence ATGAAATCTAAAGCCCATGAATTGATCGAGTCTCCCGAATTTAAAAAATTAGTTCGGACCAGATGGATCGTTAGCTTTCTATTATTATTTTTACTTTTTGCCAACTACTACGGCTTTATCCTAATCATCGCCCTTAAGAAAGAATGGGTTGTAGAAAGGATAGGCCAGTTCGCCAACTTCGGGTTAATCGCCGGAGCGGGAGTGATTGTTCTCTCTTGGATTTTAACCTTTATCTATGTGATTTGGGCGAACCGAGTCTACGACAAAGAAGTAGATGCACTTAAATCCAAATTAGAAGGAGGAAGATAA
- a CDS encoding cyclic nucleotide-binding domain-containing protein gives MNLLQLPIWKKIIKKKGTSNPEIIRFLRETSVFGKLKRRTLHEIARLVHVRQYSEGEEIFRQGEAGAGFYMIFDGKVVIRSVRDGVELDLAHLDEHSFFGELSLFSEERRTATAIAQEPSTLLGFFQPDLKEIIETKPKIGIEILLSLTGVVVERLQKTNQLLEKAYYKGKQKNA, from the coding sequence TTGAATCTCCTCCAACTTCCCATCTGGAAAAAGATCATTAAGAAGAAAGGGACCTCGAACCCAGAGATCATCCGTTTCTTAAGAGAGACTTCCGTTTTCGGAAAACTAAAACGCAGAACCTTGCATGAGATTGCAAGGCTCGTACACGTTAGGCAGTATTCGGAAGGGGAAGAAATTTTCCGACAAGGAGAGGCTGGAGCTGGCTTCTATATGATCTTCGATGGAAAGGTAGTGATCCGTTCCGTTAGAGACGGAGTGGAATTGGACTTGGCTCATTTGGATGAGCATTCCTTTTTTGGAGAGCTTTCTTTATTCTCCGAAGAAAGAAGGACTGCAACAGCAATCGCTCAGGAACCTTCTACTTTATTGGGATTCTTTCAACCGGACCTAAAGGAAATCATAGAGACCAAACCAAAGATCGGGATTGAGATCCTTCTTAGTCTTACAGGTGTGGTTGTAGAAAGGCTTCAAAAAACGAACCAACTATTAGAAAAAGCTTATTATAAGGGCAAGCAAAAGAATGCCTGA
- a CDS encoding AI-2E family transporter, translated as MPESTKPLSTYVIRIIFFFLVGAAIVFFSIGLQLLIVPIALSLILFYIFNGAINYFETLGIPRIVSVAIVIILLCLPIYWFATEVAPPIVSTLQPIIKDWKQSIDDAKFKYLIVGLQLKFNDYPASWEETIHPEELVKNLAEMIHGQVNGLVSAIPTLLGYLVVTPLFTFLFLLNGNGVYKNLVSLVPNRYFEMTLMVTAKINEQITNYLRSLVIQSLIITAVSMVGFYIIGLKYFYIFALFVGIANSIPYLGPIIGMAPPLFMTLTQGANIFSPNGINDGMGMYELMVAIFVVILIAQAVDNFFVQPVIISDAVSLHPVIVVGAVTVGGSLLGIAGMLVAVPAAAILKVTIASLYRSMKDHRLL; from the coding sequence ATGCCTGAATCGACTAAGCCGCTATCCACGTACGTAATCCGTATCATCTTCTTCTTTTTAGTAGGAGCTGCGATCGTATTCTTCTCGATCGGTTTGCAGTTATTGATCGTACCGATAGCTCTTTCTTTGATCCTGTTTTATATATTCAACGGTGCGATCAACTATTTCGAGACCTTGGGTATTCCGAGAATCGTTTCCGTAGCAATCGTCATTATCTTGCTTTGCCTTCCTATTTACTGGTTTGCGACAGAGGTGGCTCCTCCAATCGTTTCGACCCTGCAGCCTATCATCAAAGATTGGAAACAGAGCATAGACGATGCTAAGTTCAAATATCTTATTGTGGGTCTGCAACTTAAGTTTAACGATTATCCCGCAAGCTGGGAAGAGACCATTCATCCTGAAGAATTGGTCAAGAATCTTGCAGAGATGATCCATGGACAGGTGAACGGCCTAGTTTCTGCGATTCCTACTTTGTTGGGATATTTAGTCGTTACTCCTCTATTCACTTTCTTATTCCTTCTGAACGGGAATGGAGTGTATAAGAATCTGGTGAGCCTTGTTCCGAATCGATACTTTGAGATGACTCTAATGGTCACTGCAAAGATCAACGAGCAGATCACAAATTATCTACGTAGCTTGGTGATCCAGAGTTTGATCATTACTGCAGTCTCTATGGTCGGCTTCTATATAATCGGATTAAAATATTTTTATATATTCGCTCTATTCGTAGGGATCGCGAATTCGATTCCTTATTTGGGTCCCATCATAGGAATGGCTCCTCCGCTTTTCATGACATTGACCCAAGGAGCGAATATCTTCTCTCCGAATGGAATCAATGATGGAATGGGAATGTATGAGCTTATGGTCGCTATCTTTGTTGTGATCTTGATCGCTCAGGCTGTGGACAATTTCTTTGTGCAGCCTGTGATCATCTCGGATGCGGTTTCTTTGCATCCGGTGATCGTTGTAGGAGCAGTCACAGTAGGTGGAAGTTTGTTAGGGATCGCAGGAATGCTAGTCGCAGTTCCAGCTGCCGCTATTCTTAAGGTTACGATCGCCTCACTCTATCGATCCATGAAGGATCATAGACTTTTATAA
- a CDS encoding sodium:solute symporter family transporter encodes MESALGQPNFISVAFFFLFVVLTLGITYWAAKKTKSSSEFYAAGRSITGFQNGLALSGDFMSAASFLGISGMVALKGYDGIIYAVGWLVGWPALMFLLAEPLRNLGKYTFADVLAFRLKQKPIRIVASIGGILVTITYSIAQIVGSGKLINLMFGLSYEVAVVIVGGVMLLYVLFGGMIATTWVQIIKACLLLFGVTLLVILSLSVFGFSLENLYGGVESKFGRAALEPGGLVANPIDAVSLGLALMFGLLGLPHILMRFYTVPDAKEARKSVAYATTFIGYFYIIIPIVGFAAAVLIGREQIAGIDKGGNMAAALLAELLGGTPFLGFIAAVAFATILAVVAGLTLAAASTISHDLYFNVFTEGKASEEKQVSVAKKATVVFSIVSILLGILFKDQNVAFMVGLAFAIAASGNFPALFLSILWRGFSTMGGVWSILVGSISATAFIILSPTVWVDVFKFKEAIFPLKNPAIVSMSLAFIVAFVFSKLFPDMNAKERYESEKVRVYLGVGAE; translated from the coding sequence ATGGAATCCGCATTAGGACAACCTAATTTTATCTCAGTCGCTTTCTTCTTTCTATTCGTAGTTCTTACCTTAGGGATCACATATTGGGCCGCCAAAAAAACCAAGAGTTCCAGCGAGTTCTATGCAGCAGGAAGATCCATCACAGGTTTTCAAAACGGTTTGGCCCTCTCAGGAGATTTCATGTCTGCGGCTTCCTTTTTGGGAATTTCAGGAATGGTTGCTTTGAAAGGATACGACGGAATCATTTATGCAGTAGGCTGGCTCGTTGGTTGGCCAGCTCTCATGTTCCTACTCGCAGAGCCTCTTAGAAATCTTGGAAAGTATACATTCGCAGACGTATTGGCATTTCGACTGAAGCAAAAGCCAATTCGTATCGTTGCCTCTATCGGAGGAATTTTAGTCACAATCACCTACTCCATCGCTCAGATCGTAGGTTCAGGAAAGCTAATCAATTTAATGTTTGGACTTTCTTACGAGGTAGCAGTTGTGATCGTAGGCGGGGTCATGCTTCTCTATGTTTTATTCGGAGGAATGATCGCGACCACCTGGGTTCAGATCATCAAAGCCTGCCTTCTTCTTTTCGGAGTAACTCTTTTAGTGATCCTTTCTTTATCCGTATTCGGATTTAGTTTAGAAAATCTTTATGGAGGAGTAGAAAGTAAATTCGGAAGGGCAGCCTTAGAACCGGGAGGACTGGTCGCCAATCCGATCGATGCAGTTTCTTTAGGACTCGCTCTTATGTTTGGTCTATTAGGTTTACCTCATATTCTAATGAGATTCTATACAGTTCCCGACGCAAAAGAAGCCAGAAAATCAGTAGCATACGCCACTACATTCATCGGATATTTCTATATTATCATTCCTATTGTAGGTTTTGCTGCTGCTGTGCTCATCGGTAGAGAGCAGATCGCAGGAATAGACAAGGGAGGAAATATGGCAGCGGCCCTTCTCGCTGAATTATTGGGAGGAACACCTTTCTTAGGATTCATTGCGGCAGTAGCCTTTGCTACTATCTTAGCAGTGGTCGCTGGACTTACTTTAGCGGCAGCGTCCACCATCTCCCATGATCTTTACTTCAATGTTTTTACGGAAGGAAAGGCAAGCGAAGAAAAACAAGTCTCTGTCGCAAAGAAAGCTACCGTAGTATTTAGTATTGTTAGCATTCTCTTGGGCATTCTATTCAAAGATCAAAACGTTGCATTTATGGTAGGCCTAGCATTTGCGATCGCTGCAAGTGGAAATTTTCCGGCTTTGTTCTTGTCTATTTTATGGAGAGGATTCAGCACGATGGGAGGAGTTTGGTCCATTTTAGTCGGATCTATTTCCGCCACCGCATTTATCATCCTAAGTCCTACGGTTTGGGTAGATGTGTTTAAATTCAAGGAGGCAATTTTTCCTCTCAAGAATCCGGCCATCGTATCCATGAGTCTTGCCTTTATTGTTGCATTCGTTTTTTCTAAACTATTCCCGGATATGAACGCGAAAGAACGATACGAATCCGAAAAGGTAAGAGTATATTTGGGAGTAGGAGCAGAATAA
- a CDS encoding lipoprotein signal peptidase, translating into MKYFEKKFLEVYPPVFIVSVVLGTVIDLVTKYIAILYLRPHSPIEVIGDFFRLTLTFNTGFVMGFFQGFPRTSLALTAVAILVLIAYRWKNPDLGHPAGWALVMAGAFGNFIDKFFVKLIGIGAEFGFIQNPYAGRFIGVVDFLDFDWPNWLFIERWPAFNFADSCVSVGLVILILTMKLEEDKK; encoded by the coding sequence GTGAAATATTTCGAAAAGAAATTCTTAGAGGTATATCCGCCAGTATTCATCGTTAGCGTAGTTCTTGGAACCGTTATCGATCTTGTTACCAAATACATCGCCATCTTATATCTGAGACCTCATAGTCCGATCGAAGTCATCGGAGACTTCTTCCGTTTGACCCTGACATTCAACACTGGATTCGTGATGGGATTCTTTCAAGGATTCCCGAGAACATCTCTTGCGTTGACTGCGGTTGCCATTTTGGTCCTTATCGCATATCGCTGGAAGAATCCTGATTTGGGACATCCTGCCGGCTGGGCGCTTGTCATGGCAGGAGCGTTCGGGAATTTCATTGATAAGTTTTTTGTAAAATTGATCGGGATCGGAGCTGAGTTCGGCTTCATTCAAAATCCGTATGCAGGAAGATTTATCGGGGTCGTAGACTTTTTGGACTTCGACTGGCCGAACTGGTTGTTTATAGAAAGATGGCCTGCATTTAATTTCGCAGATTCCTGCGTAAGCGTAGGTCTAGTCATACTAATTCTAACGATGAAACTCGAAGAGGATAAGAAGTAA
- a CDS encoding amidohydrolase gives MSSVKITLFQKDLSQPVSPEQRSKLSKEKSDFLILPLYFPGGGNGSPESLASRSKSFLDEVFAVSEVYKGAILGGAMFRRDDEGQLRLSVPIVQNVVLVDWYDVKSLSSEDSPAVPGNGEDSLILGGFRFGIFAGKEINDAARLDRLRSDRVNLAFHLDAVSENGSNYSQDLKDYADLSLKYGIFLIRSSGYGTPFGKKRIGRSLLSTPTGVTWKVAETEQEKEIIKTVNINGINGLF, from the coding sequence GTGTCGTCTGTAAAAATAACCCTTTTCCAAAAGGATCTTTCCCAACCCGTCTCTCCGGAACAAAGATCGAAACTTTCCAAAGAGAAATCTGATTTTTTAATTCTTCCTTTGTATTTTCCGGGAGGAGGAAACGGTTCTCCCGAGTCTCTCGCTTCTAGATCCAAATCTTTCTTGGACGAAGTCTTCGCAGTTTCCGAAGTTTATAAAGGCGCAATCCTAGGTGGAGCAATGTTCAGAAGGGATGACGAAGGTCAACTTCGTCTTTCTGTTCCGATCGTGCAAAACGTAGTGTTAGTGGATTGGTACGACGTAAAATCACTTTCTTCCGAAGACTCTCCCGCAGTTCCAGGAAATGGAGAAGACTCTTTGATCTTGGGAGGATTTCGTTTTGGGATCTTTGCAGGTAAAGAGATCAATGATGCTGCAAGATTGGACAGATTGAGATCGGATAGAGTCAATCTCGCCTTTCATTTGGATGCAGTCTCTGAGAATGGCTCGAATTATTCACAAGATCTAAAAGACTATGCGGACCTTTCCTTGAAATATGGGATCTTTCTCATTCGATCCTCCGGTTATGGAACTCCTTTCGGCAAGAAGAGAATTGGCAGAAGTCTTCTCTCCACTCCGACCGGAGTTACCTGGAAGGTTGCGGAAACGGAACAAGAGAAAGAGATCATCAAGACAGTGAACATCAACGGCATTAACGGCCTATTTTAG
- a CDS encoding ABC1 kinase family protein yields the protein MSKSSPSTGNQLPKYSARGRYYRGSFFLWKKILGLFWYYKFVRLFLSSKTREERENEFFRNLGFECRDFFLKMGGVYVKLGQYLASLSHLFPESFTEPLQDLQDRVPAHPFLEIRERFKKEFGKDIAEVFPDISEEPLASASIAQVHSATYKGEKVAVKILYPGIEEVISKDLKAVRKFLKRINRYLVSFDFKVVHKEIAKLVGRETDLRLEAESMDRMARYFAEEPDYVFPKNVPEWSGKSVLTAQFIEGMRITQAASLKKGQAKSRPVDLLIRAYILMIFEYRFYHADPHPGNMIYTPDEKLCFIDFGAVGEIPPSQSVALRKIILCAMAKDYPAVVEALDELGLISKKADRDKLEEVVRYSMEKLSRFLSDTDSFKNIKFEQIHTPEDLKFLKEINSSLRGLLRMVQLPTSLIPLERVLGLLVGITATLDPYRTVLDYGEKPFKGLVFQGENQWQKVLLQEGGIWGQAVSLPGELLQAVKNLNRGKQAYKLPDLEIHTKRMYALGHQIISTSFILFGIHYGTDRLDKGIESHAMIGFGVSIFFGILLALSVIKNKFSSKRNRQ from the coding sequence ATGTCCAAAAGTTCTCCCAGCACCGGCAACCAGCTTCCCAAATATTCCGCGAGAGGAAGATATTATCGAGGCAGCTTCTTTCTTTGGAAGAAGATACTCGGTCTATTCTGGTATTATAAATTTGTAAGATTGTTCCTTTCTTCCAAAACGAGAGAAGAAAGAGAGAATGAATTCTTTCGTAACCTTGGCTTCGAATGCAGGGACTTCTTTCTGAAAATGGGAGGAGTCTATGTGAAGCTAGGTCAGTATCTAGCAAGCCTCTCTCATCTTTTTCCGGAAAGTTTTACGGAACCTTTGCAGGACCTGCAAGATAGAGTTCCCGCTCATCCATTCTTAGAGATCAGAGAAAGATTTAAGAAAGAATTCGGGAAAGATATCGCAGAAGTATTTCCTGATATTTCAGAAGAACCTTTGGCTTCGGCGTCGATTGCCCAGGTGCATTCCGCCACATACAAGGGTGAGAAAGTTGCGGTTAAGATACTTTATCCTGGGATCGAAGAAGTTATCTCCAAGGATCTAAAGGCAGTTCGTAAATTCCTAAAAAGGATCAACCGTTATCTAGTCAGCTTTGATTTTAAAGTGGTTCATAAGGAAATTGCAAAGTTAGTCGGAAGAGAAACAGATCTGCGTTTGGAAGCGGAGTCTATGGATAGAATGGCACGCTATTTCGCAGAAGAGCCGGACTATGTATTTCCTAAGAACGTTCCTGAATGGAGCGGCAAGAGCGTGTTAACTGCTCAGTTTATAGAAGGGATGCGAATCACTCAGGCTGCTTCTCTTAAAAAAGGACAGGCCAAGTCTCGCCCAGTGGATCTTCTCATCAGAGCTTATATCTTAATGATTTTTGAATATAGATTCTATCATGCGGATCCTCATCCCGGAAACATGATCTATACTCCCGATGAAAAGCTCTGCTTTATTGATTTTGGAGCAGTAGGGGAGATTCCTCCTAGCCAATCCGTCGCATTAAGAAAGATCATTCTATGTGCCATGGCAAAGGATTATCCTGCGGTAGTGGAGGCTTTAGACGAGCTAGGACTTATTTCTAAAAAAGCGGACCGGGATAAGTTAGAAGAAGTGGTTCGCTATTCCATGGAAAAGCTTTCTCGTTTTCTATCGGATACGGATTCATTCAAGAATATCAAGTTCGAGCAGATCCATACTCCAGAAGATCTGAAATTCTTAAAAGAGATCAATTCTAGTCTACGTGGTCTTTTGAGAATGGTGCAACTTCCCACTTCTCTTATTCCTTTAGAAAGAGTGCTGGGATTACTTGTAGGGATCACTGCCACATTGGATCCTTACAGGACAGTTTTGGATTATGGAGAGAAACCGTTCAAGGGACTGGTCTTTCAAGGTGAAAACCAATGGCAGAAGGTGCTTTTGCAAGAGGGAGGCATCTGGGGACAGGCAGTTTCCCTTCCTGGGGAATTATTACAGGCTGTTAAAAACTTAAACCGAGGAAAACAGGCATATAAGCTTCCGGATCTGGAGATCCATACAAAGAGAATGTATGCTTTAGGACACCAGATCATTTCCACTTCATTCATATTATTCGGGATACATTATGGAACGGATCGATTGGATAAGGGGATCGAATCTCACGCTATGATCGGATTCGGTGTTTCCATTTTCTTCGGAATCCTCCTTGCTCTATCCGTTATCAAAAATAAATTCAGCTCTAAAAGGAATCGTCAGTGA